From the Manis javanica isolate MJ-LG chromosome 11, MJ_LKY, whole genome shotgun sequence genome, one window contains:
- the GAL3ST3 gene encoding galactose-3-O-sulfotransferase 3, which yields MPPILQRLQQATKMMSRRKILLLVLGCSTLSLLIHQGAQLSWYPKLFPLSCPPLRDSPPRPKHMTVAFLKTHKTAGTTVQNILFRFAERHNLTVALPHPSCEHQFCYPRNFSAHFVHPATRPPHVLASHLRFDRAELERLMPPSTVYVTILREPAAMFESLFSYYNQYCPAFRRVPNASLEAFLRAPEAYYRAGEHFAMFAHNTLAYDLGGDNERSPHDDAAYLAGLIRQVEEVFSLVMIAEYFDESLVLLRRLLAWDLDDMLYAKLNARAASSRLAAIPVALARAARTWNALDAGLYDHFNATFWRRVARAGRACVEREARQLRDARERLLRRCFGEDPVLRPAAQIRTKQLQPWQPSRKVDIMGYDLPSGGVGPATEACLKLAMPEVQYSNYLLRKQKRRGGARARPEPVLDNPPPRPIRALPRNAQGH from the exons ATGCCACCCATTCTCCAGCGCCTGCAGCAGGCCACCAAGATGATGAGCCGCAGGAAAATCCTGCTGCTGGTGCTAGGGTGCAGCACCTTGAGCCTCCTCATCCACCAGGGGGCACAGCTCAGCTG GTACCCCAAACTGTTCCCTCTGAGCTGCCCGCCTCTGCGGGACTCCCCGCCACGCCCTAAGCACATGACAGTGGCCTTCCTGAAGACGCACAAGACCGCGGGTACTACAGTGCAGAACATCCTGTTCCGCTTCGCCGAGCGCCACAACCTAACGGTGGCTCTGCCGCATCCAAGCTGCGAGCACCAGTTCTGCTACCCGCGTAACTTCTCGGCGCACTTCGTGCACCCGGCCACGCGGCCGCCTCACGTGCTGGCCAGCCACCTGCGCTTCGACCGCGCGGAGCTCGAGCGCCTCATGCCGCCCAGCACCGTCTACGTCACCATCCTGCGCGAGCCGGCCGCCATGTTCGAGTCGCTCTTTAGCTACTACAACCAGTACTGCCCGGCATTTCGGCGAGTGCCCAACGCGTCGCTCGAGGCCTTCCTGCGCGCGCCCGAGGCCTACTACCGCGCGGGCGAGCACTTCGCCATGTTCGCGCATAACACGCTGGCCTACGACCTGGGCGGCGACAACGAACGCAGCCCGCACGATGACGCTGCCTACCTGGCGGGCCTCATCCGCCAGGTGGAGGAAGTGTTCTCGCTCGTCATGATCGCTGAGTACTTCGACGAGTCACTCGTGCTGCTGCGGCGCCTGTTGGCCTGGGACCTGGACGACATGCTGTACGCTAAACTCAACGCGCGCGCCGCCAGCTCGCGCCTGGCCGCCATCCCCGTGGCGCTCGCGCGGGCTGCGCGCACCTGGAACGCGCTTGACGCGGGCCTCTACGACCACTTCAACGCCACCTTCTGGCGCCGCGTGGCGCGCGCTGGCCGCGCCTGCGTGGAGCGCGAGGCCCGCCAGCTGCGCGACGCCCGCGAGCGCCTGCTGCGGCGCTGCTTCGGCGAGGATCCGGTGCTTCGGCCTGCCGCGCAGATCCGCACCAAGCAGTTGCAGCCGTGGCAGCCCAGCCGCAAAGTGGACATCATGGGCTACGACCTGCCCAGCGGCGGCGTCGGCCCGGCCACCGAGGCCTGCCTCAAGCTGGCCATGCCAGAGGTGCAGTACTCAAACTATCTGCTGCGCAAGCAGAAGCGCCGGGGTGGTGCGCGGGCCCGGCCCGAGCCGGTCCTGGACAATCCCCCACCTCGGCCCATTCGAGCGCTGCCCCGCAACGCCCAGGGCCACTGA